The following proteins are co-located in the Vicinamibacterales bacterium genome:
- the rsmH gene encoding 16S rRNA (cytosine(1402)-N(4))-methyltransferase RsmH, translated as MSHVEQPQHLPVMVEETTRFLRPSRGGTYVDCTLGLGGHTRALLEGGAGVVVGFDRDPQALGAARQALEVYGPRVRYVHADYRDFDAVLDGLQIASIDGALADLGVSSLQLDGPGRGFSFRRDEPLDMRMDQSQGETAAERLATVGETELADVIFRFGEERRSRRVARAIVAARGRAPIATTGQLAAIVRRAVAAPGWQRIDPATRTFQALRIWVNGELDRLDDFLRRAARRLAAGGRLAVISFHSLEDRIVKHTLRALDRGEGLVRVLTGKPVEASDQEIRLNPRARSARLRVAERLA; from the coding sequence GTGTCGCACGTGGAGCAGCCGCAGCACCTGCCCGTCATGGTGGAGGAGACCACACGCTTCCTCCGGCCCTCGCGAGGCGGCACGTACGTGGACTGCACGCTCGGCCTGGGCGGGCACACGCGAGCGCTGCTCGAGGGCGGCGCCGGGGTGGTGGTCGGGTTCGACCGCGATCCGCAGGCGCTGGGGGCGGCCCGGCAGGCGCTCGAGGTCTACGGGCCGCGCGTCCGCTACGTCCACGCCGACTACCGCGACTTCGACGCCGTGCTCGACGGGCTGCAGATCGCGTCCATCGACGGCGCCCTCGCGGACCTCGGCGTGTCGTCCCTGCAGCTCGACGGACCAGGGCGGGGCTTCTCGTTCAGGCGCGACGAGCCATTGGACATGCGGATGGACCAGTCGCAGGGCGAGACCGCGGCGGAGCGGCTCGCGACCGTGGGCGAGACCGAGCTGGCCGATGTCATCTTCCGCTTCGGCGAGGAGCGGCGGTCGCGCCGCGTGGCGCGGGCCATCGTCGCCGCGCGCGGACGCGCGCCGATCGCGACGACCGGCCAGCTCGCGGCCATCGTGCGCCGGGCCGTCGCGGCGCCCGGTTGGCAGCGCATCGATCCGGCCACGCGCACCTTCCAGGCGCTCCGGATCTGGGTGAACGGCGAGCTCGATCGGCTCGACGACTTCCTGCGCCGGGCCGCCCGGCGCCTCGCGGCAGGCGGGCGCCTGGCCGTGATCAGCTTCCATTCGCTCGAGGACCGCATCGTGAAGCACACGCTGCGGGCCCTCGACCGCGGCGAGGGCCTGGTGCGCGTCCTGACGGGCAAGCCCGTCGAGGCGAGCGACCAGGAAATCCGGTTGAATCCGCGTGCGCGCAGCGCGAGGCTGCGCGTCGCCGAGCGTCTGGCGTAG
- a CDS encoding cell division protein FtsL: MERAETFDYAIRKDVRNNTIVREVDERRQGELRTSLAIGAVLVLVVLFDAWQHFELIRHGYQIESMQKQRAAEEEVRRHLRLEVETLRAPQRIERLAGTRLGMIRPTAADTIVLERVLPSEPPSRSVVASR, encoded by the coding sequence GTGGAGCGCGCCGAGACCTTCGACTACGCGATTCGCAAGGACGTCAGGAACAACACCATCGTCCGCGAGGTGGACGAGCGCCGCCAGGGCGAGCTGCGGACGTCGCTGGCGATCGGGGCGGTGCTGGTGCTGGTCGTGCTGTTCGACGCCTGGCAGCACTTCGAGCTCATCCGCCACGGCTACCAGATCGAGAGCATGCAGAAGCAGCGGGCGGCCGAAGAGGAGGTGCGACGGCACCTGCGCCTCGAGGTCGAGACCCTCCGCGCGCCGCAGCGCATCGAGCGCCTGGCCGGTACCCGTCTCGGCATGATCCGGCCGACCGCGGCGGACACCATCGTGCTCGAGCGCGTCCTGCCCTCCGAGCCGCCGTCCCGTTCCGTCGTCGCGTCGCGCTAG
- a CDS encoding NAD-dependent epimerase/dehydratase family protein, with product MIDLGASYAGRRVMITGGLGFIGSNLAIRLAGLGADVLIIDSLIPDAGANFFNIEPVKDRVRVNIADIRQPGTMNYLVRGRDVIFNLAGQVSHIDSMRDPHTDLAVNCQAQLTLLEACRHHNPGAKVVYAGTRQVYGRPDTLPVTEDHLVRPTDVNGINKVAGEYYHLVYNNVFGVRACSLRLTNVYGPRQLIRHNRQGFIGWFVRLALDDAEIHVFGDGSQIRDFVYVDDAVDAFLRAGATDVVNGQALNVGGDEPTRHADLVALLVSIAGGGRCRFVEWPPEKKAIDIGSFYADSARFRGLTGWTPAVGLRDGLTATLAYYRAHYDAYVDGAPAA from the coding sequence GTGATCGACCTCGGCGCCAGCTACGCGGGCCGCCGCGTGATGATCACCGGGGGCCTCGGATTCATCGGGAGCAACCTGGCGATCAGGCTGGCCGGACTCGGCGCCGACGTCCTGATCATCGACTCGCTCATCCCGGACGCGGGCGCGAACTTCTTCAACATCGAGCCGGTGAAGGATCGGGTGCGCGTCAACATCGCGGACATCCGGCAGCCGGGGACCATGAACTACCTGGTGCGCGGCCGCGACGTGATCTTCAACCTCGCGGGCCAGGTCAGCCACATCGACAGCATGCGCGACCCGCACACGGATCTCGCCGTGAACTGCCAGGCGCAGCTCACGCTGCTCGAGGCGTGCCGGCACCACAATCCCGGGGCGAAGGTGGTCTACGCCGGCACGCGGCAGGTCTACGGCCGTCCGGACACGCTGCCGGTGACCGAGGACCACCTCGTCAGGCCGACCGACGTGAACGGCATCAACAAGGTGGCCGGCGAGTACTACCACCTCGTCTACAACAACGTCTTCGGCGTGCGCGCCTGCTCGCTGCGGCTGACCAACGTGTACGGGCCGCGGCAGCTGATCCGCCACAACCGGCAGGGCTTCATCGGCTGGTTCGTCCGGCTCGCGCTGGACGACGCCGAGATCCACGTGTTCGGGGACGGCTCCCAGATCCGGGATTTCGTCTACGTGGACGATGCGGTGGACGCGTTCCTCCGCGCCGGCGCCACCGACGTCGTCAACGGCCAGGCCCTCAACGTCGGCGGCGACGAGCCCACGCGGCACGCGGACCTCGTCGCGCTGCTGGTGTCGATCGCGGGCGGCGGCCGATGCCGGTTCGTTGAGTGGCCGCCCGAGAAGAAGGCCATAGACATCGGCAGCTTCTACGCCGACTCCGCGCGGTTCCGCGGCCTCACCGGCTGGACGCCGGCGGTCGGCCTCCGCGACGGCCTCACCGCCACGCTCGCGTACTACCGCGCGCACTACGACGCCTACGTGGACGGAGCGCCTGCCGCGTGA
- a CDS encoding GatB/YqeY domain-containing protein, which translates to MLTDTISADIARAMKARETTTLAALRMLKTALTNKSIERGRALDAAEELQVVSALVKQRKDSIEQFDAAGRHDLSAKERAEIEVLDTYLPPAVSDEDLAAAIDAAVASTGAAGPKDMGRVMKAVMSALSGRTVDGKRVNELVRARLA; encoded by the coding sequence ATGCTCACCGACACGATCAGCGCGGACATCGCCCGCGCGATGAAGGCCCGGGAAACGACCACCCTGGCCGCGCTTCGCATGCTGAAGACCGCGCTGACCAACAAGAGCATCGAGCGCGGCCGAGCGCTCGACGCCGCGGAGGAGCTGCAGGTCGTGAGCGCGCTCGTCAAACAGCGGAAGGACTCGATCGAGCAGTTCGACGCGGCCGGCCGTCACGATCTCTCCGCGAAGGAGCGCGCCGAGATCGAAGTCCTCGACACCTACCTGCCGCCGGCGGTGAGCGACGAGGACCTCGCCGCGGCCATCGATGCCGCCGTCGCGTCCACGGGCGCCGCCGGCCCGAAGGACATGGGCCGGGTGATGAAAGCCGTGATGAGCGCGCTGTCCGGGCGGACGGTGGACGGCAAGCGCGTCAACGAGCTCGTGCGCGCGCGTCTGGCCTGA
- a CDS encoding GDP-mannose 4,6-dehydratase yields MRVLITGGAGFVGSHLAEALLSAGHHVHVVDDLSTGSIENITHLKPQRNFGYTIDTVFNESLTAELVDAADVVFHLAAAVGVKLIVERPVHTIECNVHGTEVVLRHASKKKKLVLVASTSEVYGKSADVPFREDADLVLGATTRHRWAYACSKMLDEFHALAYWKEKRLPVVIFRLFNTVGPRQTGQYGMVLPNFVRQALSGQPITVFGDGTQSRSFSYVGDVVRALLALMTEPRAIGQVFNIGNVEEVTIRDLAERVKAAAGSASEIVTIPYDQAYDSGFEDMPRRVPDLTRIRQLVGYEPKVGLDEIIRRVIADVRAR; encoded by the coding sequence ATGCGAGTGTTGATCACCGGTGGGGCCGGCTTCGTCGGCTCCCACCTGGCCGAGGCGCTGCTGTCGGCCGGCCATCACGTGCACGTGGTGGACGACCTCTCGACGGGGTCGATCGAGAACATCACCCACCTGAAGCCGCAGCGCAACTTCGGCTACACGATCGACACGGTCTTCAACGAGTCCCTGACGGCGGAGCTCGTGGACGCCGCCGACGTCGTCTTCCACCTGGCGGCGGCCGTCGGCGTGAAGCTGATCGTCGAGCGGCCCGTCCACACGATCGAGTGCAACGTCCACGGGACCGAGGTGGTCCTGCGGCACGCCAGCAAGAAGAAGAAGCTCGTGCTCGTCGCCTCGACGTCGGAGGTCTACGGTAAGAGCGCGGACGTGCCCTTCCGCGAGGACGCCGACCTCGTGCTCGGCGCCACGACGCGCCACCGGTGGGCCTACGCGTGCAGCAAGATGCTGGACGAGTTCCACGCCCTCGCCTACTGGAAGGAGAAGCGGCTGCCGGTGGTGATCTTCCGGCTGTTCAACACCGTCGGGCCGCGGCAGACCGGCCAGTACGGCATGGTGCTGCCGAACTTCGTCAGGCAGGCGCTCTCGGGCCAGCCCATCACGGTGTTCGGCGACGGGACGCAGAGCCGCAGCTTCAGTTACGTCGGCGACGTCGTCCGGGCGCTGCTCGCGCTCATGACCGAGCCCAGGGCCATCGGCCAGGTGTTCAACATCGGGAACGTCGAGGAAGTGACCATCCGGGACCTCGCCGAACGGGTGAAGGCCGCCGCGGGGTCCGCCTCCGAGATCGTGACCATTCCCTACGATCAGGCCTACGACTCGGGGTTCGAGGACATGCCGCGCCGGGTGCCCGATTTGACCCGGATCCGTCAGCTCGTCGGGTACGAGCCCAAGGTCGGGCTGGACGAGATCATCCGGCGCGTGATCGCGGACGTCCGGGCGCGTTGA
- a CDS encoding DegT/DnrJ/EryC1/StrS family aminotransferase, translating to MSPPPIRVPFNVLTPDGDRAAVEAAIARVVASGWYILGPEVEAFETEFADACGAARAVGVNTGTDALALALRAAGIGPGDEVITSPLSAAYSALAIDMAGARPVFADIDPERLTLDPAAAAAAVTARTRALMPVHLYGQPADMAGLHAVAARHGLAVIEDACQAHLATCGGVPVGRGSAAAAFSFYPTKNLGALGDGGAIATDDPAIADRVRRLRNGGQVSRYHHHERGVNSRLDEMQAAILRARLPGLAAATARRRAIAAEYRAGLHTTAVHVPREFDRGHVYHLFPVLVSDRDRFQDHMRASGIETLIHYPVPIPRQPAAAAWTPADCPIADRVTATVVSLPMYPALPPAAAAGVVAAAAAYSR from the coding sequence GTGAGCCCCCCGCCGATCCGGGTGCCGTTCAACGTCCTCACGCCGGACGGCGACCGCGCGGCCGTCGAGGCGGCCATCGCGCGCGTGGTGGCCTCGGGGTGGTACATCCTCGGCCCGGAAGTGGAGGCCTTCGAGACCGAGTTCGCGGACGCGTGCGGCGCGGCCCGCGCGGTCGGCGTGAACACGGGCACCGACGCCCTCGCGCTGGCCCTCCGCGCCGCCGGCATCGGCCCGGGCGATGAGGTGATCACGTCTCCGCTGTCGGCGGCCTACAGCGCCCTCGCCATCGACATGGCCGGCGCGCGGCCCGTGTTCGCGGACATCGATCCGGAGCGGCTCACGCTGGATCCGGCGGCGGCGGCCGCGGCGGTCACGGCGCGCACCCGCGCCCTCATGCCGGTCCATCTGTACGGCCAGCCCGCGGACATGGCCGGCCTCCACGCGGTGGCCGCCCGTCACGGCCTGGCCGTGATCGAGGACGCCTGCCAGGCGCACCTCGCCACCTGCGGCGGTGTGCCGGTGGGCCGAGGGTCGGCGGCGGCCGCGTTCAGCTTCTATCCCACCAAGAACCTCGGGGCGCTCGGCGACGGCGGCGCGATCGCGACCGACGATCCGGCGATCGCGGACCGCGTCCGGCGGCTGCGCAACGGTGGCCAGGTGAGCCGCTATCACCATCACGAGCGCGGGGTGAACAGCCGCCTCGACGAGATGCAGGCGGCGATCCTGCGAGCGCGGCTGCCCGGCCTGGCGGCGGCGACGGCGAGGCGCCGGGCAATCGCTGCAGAGTACCGCGCTGGCCTGCACACAACCGCGGTACACGTTCCCCGTGAATTCGATCGAGGGCACGTGTACCATCTATTTCCAGTGCTCGTGTCCGATCGCGATCGCTTCCAGGACCACATGCGCGCGTCGGGCATCGAGACGCTGATCCACTACCCCGTGCCCATTCCGAGGCAACCCGCGGCGGCCGCGTGGACACCGGCCGACTGCCCGATCGCCGATCGCGTGACGGCCACCGTCGTGTCGCTGCCGATGTACCCGGCGCTGCCGCCAGCCGCGGCCGCTGGTGTCGTCGCCGCCGCGGCGGCGTATTCGAGGTGA
- a CDS encoding glycosyltransferase family 4 protein, translated as MAVRTVLVCETQVPFVRGGAELLVQQLVHELRQRGFETDRVALPFKWYPKEELLPHAAAWGLLDLSESNGRPADLLIATKFPTYLARHPRKVCWLVHQHRAAYELAATPYSDVGHEEIDVALRDRVMAIDERALGECAARYTISRTVTARLQRYNGLDSTPLYHPPMLAPRLTPGPYGQYVLSVARLEQNKRVDLAVRSVAHWPEPLRLVVVGEGSQRAAVQRAAEEAGVSARVTFLGAVPDDALPALYREALAVLYVPYDEDYGLVTLEAFLAAKPVVTARDSGGTLEFVDDLVTGRVVDPDPAAIGDAVAALDASRTSAAALGEAGRAVALTITWDDVIERLVAHG; from the coding sequence ATGGCCGTACGGACGGTGCTCGTCTGCGAAACCCAGGTCCCCTTCGTGCGCGGGGGAGCTGAACTGCTCGTGCAGCAGCTCGTTCACGAGCTCCGCCAGCGCGGGTTCGAGACCGATCGCGTCGCGCTGCCGTTCAAGTGGTATCCGAAGGAGGAGCTGCTTCCCCACGCGGCCGCGTGGGGGCTCCTCGATCTGAGCGAGAGCAACGGACGGCCGGCCGACCTGCTCATCGCCACCAAGTTCCCCACGTATCTCGCTCGGCACCCGCGCAAGGTGTGCTGGCTGGTCCACCAGCATCGCGCGGCGTACGAACTGGCGGCGACGCCGTATTCCGACGTGGGCCACGAGGAGATCGACGTGGCACTCCGCGACCGCGTGATGGCCATCGACGAACGGGCGCTCGGTGAATGCGCGGCCCGCTACACGATCTCACGCACGGTGACGGCGCGCCTGCAGCGCTACAACGGCCTCGACTCCACGCCGCTCTACCATCCGCCCATGCTCGCGCCGCGACTGACGCCCGGTCCGTACGGCCAATACGTGCTGTCGGTGGCGCGCCTCGAGCAGAACAAGCGCGTCGACCTGGCGGTGCGCTCCGTGGCGCACTGGCCCGAACCCCTCCGACTGGTCGTGGTCGGGGAGGGCAGCCAGCGCGCGGCCGTCCAGCGCGCCGCGGAGGAGGCGGGGGTCTCGGCGCGCGTGACCTTCCTCGGCGCGGTGCCCGACGACGCCCTGCCCGCGCTGTATCGCGAGGCGCTCGCCGTGCTGTACGTGCCGTATGACGAGGACTATGGCCTCGTGACGCTCGAGGCGTTCCTCGCCGCGAAGCCCGTCGTGACGGCGCGTGATTCTGGCGGCACGCTGGAGTTCGTCGACGACCTCGTGACGGGACGCGTGGTCGATCCGGATCCGGCCGCCATCGGCGACGCCGTGGCGGCGCTCGACGCCTCGAGGACGTCGGCCGCGGCACTCGGCGAGGCTGGCCGCGCCGTCGCGCTGACGATCACCTGGGACGACGTCATCGAACGCCTGGTGGCGCATGGCTGA
- a CDS encoding polyprenol monophosphomannose synthase produces the protein MAETRTGGAPKALVLVPTYNERENLPVLTERLLAFPNVHVLVIDDGSPDGTGALADELAAASQGRLTVLHRTGKRGLGRSYVDGMRAALATDADLVLQMDADLSHDPKYVPDLLHAAAGADLVIGSRYLQGVSVVNWPLRRLILSTFANWYVRTVTGMDVRDCTAGFRCWRRETVARLPLDRITSDGYSFQVETLFLAAEAGCRVTEVPIIFVERREGASKISGGVIRESIVTPWRLVLRRWLGPRKR, from the coding sequence ATGGCTGAGACGCGGACCGGAGGAGCGCCGAAGGCGCTGGTGCTCGTGCCCACCTACAACGAGCGCGAGAACCTGCCCGTCCTGACGGAGCGCCTCCTCGCCTTTCCGAACGTGCACGTGCTCGTCATCGACGACGGATCGCCCGACGGCACCGGCGCGCTGGCCGACGAGCTCGCCGCCGCGAGCCAGGGCCGGCTGACGGTGCTGCACCGCACCGGCAAGCGCGGGCTGGGGCGCTCCTACGTCGACGGCATGCGCGCGGCGCTCGCGACCGACGCGGACCTCGTCCTCCAGATGGACGCCGACCTCTCGCACGACCCGAAGTACGTCCCGGATCTGCTGCACGCGGCAGCCGGCGCCGATCTGGTCATCGGATCCCGGTACCTCCAGGGCGTCAGCGTGGTGAACTGGCCGCTGCGCCGGCTGATACTCAGCACCTTCGCCAACTGGTACGTCCGGACGGTCACGGGCATGGACGTGCGCGACTGCACCGCCGGATTCCGTTGCTGGCGCCGCGAGACCGTGGCCCGACTGCCGCTGGATCGCATCACGTCGGACGGGTATTCCTTCCAGGTCGAGACATTGTTCCTGGCCGCCGAGGCGGGCTGCCGGGTCACCGAGGTGCCGATCATCTTCGTGGAGCGTCGCGAGGGCGCCTCGAAGATCTCGGGCGGCGTCATCAGGGAGTCGATCGTCACGCCGTGGCGACTGGTCCTGCGGCGCTGGCTGGGTCCGCGCAAGCGCTGA
- a CDS encoding glycosyltransferase family 2 protein: MAPVSTPSLTIFFPAYNDAGTIASLVIRAVQAASELTPDYEVVVVNDGSRDATPRILDELARLYPAHVRIVHHVVNRGYGGALRSGFAAATKDLVFYTDGDAQYDPSEVALLWGAMRDDVDWVNGWKISRSDPLHRIVIGKLYHHTVKTLFGLTVRDVDCDFRLMRRRMFDTVHLEKNSGVICLEMMKKFKDAGFRVAEVPVHHYHRAHGKSQFFNLPRIAKTGVDVLKLWWTLVVRREHLRAADGAADTPREARGSR, encoded by the coding sequence ATGGCCCCAGTCTCGACCCCCAGCCTGACGATCTTCTTCCCCGCGTACAACGACGCCGGCACCATTGCCAGCCTCGTGATTCGAGCGGTCCAGGCCGCCTCGGAGCTGACGCCGGACTACGAGGTCGTCGTCGTCAACGACGGGAGCCGCGACGCGACGCCCCGGATCCTGGACGAACTCGCCCGGCTGTACCCGGCGCACGTCCGGATCGTCCACCACGTGGTGAACCGGGGCTACGGCGGCGCGCTCCGGAGCGGCTTCGCCGCGGCCACCAAGGACCTCGTGTTCTACACCGACGGCGACGCCCAGTACGATCCCTCTGAGGTCGCGCTGCTGTGGGGGGCGATGCGCGACGACGTGGACTGGGTGAACGGCTGGAAGATCAGCCGCTCCGACCCGCTGCACCGTATCGTCATCGGCAAGCTCTACCACCACACCGTCAAGACGCTGTTCGGGCTCACCGTCCGCGACGTGGACTGCGACTTCCGGCTGATGCGGCGCCGGATGTTCGACACGGTCCATCTCGAGAAGAACAGCGGCGTCATCTGCCTGGAGATGATGAAGAAGTTCAAGGACGCGGGATTCCGCGTCGCCGAGGTGCCCGTGCACCACTACCACCGGGCCCACGGGAAGTCGCAGTTCTTCAACCTGCCGCGAATCGCGAAGACGGGCGTGGACGTCCTCAAGCTGTGGTGGACGCTGGTCGTCCGGCGGGAACACCTGCGCGCCGCCGATGGCGCCGCCGACACGCCGCGGGAGGCCAGGGGGTCCCGGTGA
- a CDS encoding S41 family peptidase, translating into MRWRLALVLVVAAALAAPTPARAQTSCSVLGQATFVRDTLDEVYLWYRDLPSLDPADVESPEAYLAAVRVRPLDTTFSYIQSRAASDALFSESQFVGLGLSTAVVDGELRVLQVFDGGPAAEAGLDRGSRLTSIAGRAVAELLADGSVDEAFGPAEAGYAVALGFETRGGVSMLATLRKRTVTIPTVSLTRVFDVGGRRVGYVFFRNFVRPSAAALDEAFAALRQAGIRELVLDLRYNGGGLVDVAVHLAGLIAGPAAVDQVFAQSHHNDRNRRLDATLRFGAPASALGLDRVVVIATRASASASELLINGLRPFVPVVIVGDRTYGKPVGQYLFPFCDKVLAPVAFSMTNADGQGGYFDGLPADCPAADDILHELGDPGEASLATALGYIAVGSCRAPSGTQARRASPAAARQDAWQTLVNAR; encoded by the coding sequence ATGCGCTGGCGGCTGGCTCTCGTCCTCGTCGTCGCCGCGGCCCTGGCCGCGCCGACGCCCGCCCGGGCGCAGACGTCGTGTTCTGTCCTCGGCCAGGCCACCTTCGTCCGTGACACGCTCGACGAGGTCTATCTCTGGTACCGGGACCTGCCGAGTCTCGATCCCGCCGACGTCGAGTCGCCCGAGGCCTACCTCGCTGCGGTGCGCGTCCGGCCCCTGGACACGACGTTCAGCTACATCCAGTCCCGGGCCGCCAGCGACGCCCTGTTCTCGGAGAGCCAGTTCGTGGGGCTGGGCCTGTCCACGGCCGTCGTGGACGGCGAGCTTCGCGTGCTGCAGGTGTTCGACGGCGGTCCGGCAGCCGAGGCGGGCCTCGACCGCGGCTCGCGGCTCACGTCCATCGCGGGCCGTGCGGTCGCGGAGCTCCTGGCGGACGGCTCGGTGGACGAGGCGTTCGGGCCGGCGGAGGCCGGATACGCCGTCGCGCTCGGCTTCGAGACGCGCGGCGGCGTGTCGATGCTGGCCACGCTCCGTAAGCGCACGGTGACGATTCCCACCGTGTCGCTGACGCGGGTCTTCGACGTGGGCGGACGGCGCGTGGGCTACGTCTTCTTCAGGAACTTCGTCCGCCCGTCGGCCGCCGCGCTCGACGAGGCGTTCGCCGCGCTGCGGCAGGCCGGCATCCGCGAGCTCGTGCTCGACCTCCGCTACAACGGCGGCGGGCTGGTCGACGTCGCCGTCCACCTGGCCGGGCTCATCGCGGGCCCCGCGGCCGTGGACCAGGTGTTCGCGCAGTCGCACCACAACGACCGCAACCGCCGACTCGACGCCACCCTGCGATTCGGCGCGCCTGCCTCCGCGCTCGGCCTCGACCGGGTGGTGGTCATCGCGACGAGGGCGTCGGCCTCCGCGAGCGAGCTCCTCATCAACGGACTTCGGCCGTTCGTGCCGGTCGTGATCGTGGGCGACCGCACCTACGGCAAACCGGTGGGGCAGTACCTCTTCCCGTTCTGCGACAAGGTGCTGGCGCCCGTCGCATTCTCGATGACGAACGCCGACGGCCAGGGCGGCTACTTCGACGGCCTCCCGGCCGACTGTCCGGCCGCGGACGACATCCTGCACGAACTGGGCGACCCCGGCGAGGCGTCGCTCGCCACGGCCCTCGGGTACATCGCCGTGGGTTCGTGCCGCGCCCCGTCGGGCACCCAGGCCCGGCGCGCGTCCCCGGCGGCCGCCCGGCAGGACGCGTGGCAGACGCTCGTCAACGCCCGCTGA
- the murJ gene encoding murein biosynthesis integral membrane protein MurJ — protein MAASESTSDGGAPAASPTPRAPVEAAPTSAGLARSAGVVGAATMTSRVLGLARDQVLAYWFGAGDAMDAFLVAFRVPNLVRDLFAEGAMSAALVPTFSKTLAADGRDRAWRLGNSVMNALALVTGALVIAAIVFAPQLVGWMAGDFADVPGKFELTVTLTRIMAPFLVLVAVAAACMGMLNSLDVFFVPALAPAMFNVASIAVGLGLVPVAISAGVEPILAMGIGTLLGGLGQVLLQWPALKARGYRYLPRLDLADPGLHRILVLMGPGIVGLAATQLNVFVNTVVATSQGTGAVSWLNYAFRVMYLPIGLFGVSIATAATPTVSRQAAAGDMATMRSTLASAVSLMLMLNVPATVGLVVLSGPIVRLLLERGSFAAADTAATAAAVQLYAIGLVGYSIVKILSPAFYALGRSRTPAAVGVVSVLLNAVLSVSLAPVFGYRGIALSASIAALVNAASLIWLMRAALGGLELGRVLATAVRIAIAAAAMGAVAWWGERWLTVVLPGPETGRQIVRLGAAIVMALAVLAASASALRIREFEEVAAGVVRRLGRLSRR, from the coding sequence ATGGCAGCCTCGGAATCGACGTCGGACGGCGGCGCACCGGCCGCGAGCCCGACGCCGCGTGCTCCGGTCGAGGCGGCGCCAACCTCCGCCGGGCTCGCGCGCTCGGCCGGGGTCGTCGGGGCGGCCACCATGACGAGCCGCGTGCTCGGGCTCGCGCGCGATCAGGTCCTGGCCTACTGGTTCGGCGCCGGCGACGCCATGGACGCCTTCCTCGTGGCGTTCCGCGTTCCCAACCTCGTCCGCGATCTCTTCGCCGAGGGCGCGATGAGCGCGGCGCTGGTCCCCACCTTCAGCAAGACGCTCGCCGCCGACGGCCGCGACCGCGCGTGGCGGCTGGGCAACTCGGTGATGAACGCCCTGGCGCTCGTGACCGGCGCGCTCGTGATCGCGGCTATCGTCTTCGCCCCCCAGCTGGTGGGGTGGATGGCCGGCGACTTCGCCGACGTGCCCGGCAAGTTCGAGCTCACCGTGACCCTCACGCGCATCATGGCCCCCTTCCTGGTGCTGGTGGCCGTCGCGGCCGCGTGCATGGGGATGCTGAACTCGCTCGACGTGTTCTTCGTGCCGGCACTCGCGCCGGCCATGTTCAACGTGGCCTCGATCGCGGTGGGTCTGGGCCTCGTGCCCGTGGCGATCTCGGCCGGGGTCGAGCCGATCCTGGCGATGGGGATCGGGACGCTGCTGGGAGGACTCGGCCAGGTGCTGCTGCAATGGCCCGCGCTGAAGGCGCGGGGCTATCGCTACCTGCCGCGCCTCGACCTGGCGGACCCCGGCCTCCATCGCATCCTCGTCCTCATGGGGCCCGGCATCGTGGGCCTCGCGGCCACGCAGCTGAACGTCTTCGTCAACACGGTGGTCGCCACCAGCCAGGGAACCGGCGCGGTGTCCTGGCTGAACTACGCGTTCCGGGTGATGTACCTGCCCATCGGCCTTTTCGGCGTGTCGATCGCCACGGCAGCCACCCCCACGGTGTCGCGGCAGGCGGCGGCGGGCGACATGGCGACGATGCGGTCCACGCTCGCCTCGGCCGTCTCGCTCATGCTCATGCTGAACGTTCCGGCCACCGTGGGCCTCGTCGTCCTGTCCGGCCCGATCGTCCGCCTGCTCCTCGAACGCGGCAGCTTCGCGGCCGCCGACACGGCGGCGACCGCGGCGGCGGTGCAGCTGTACGCGATCGGCCTTGTCGGGTACTCCATCGTCAAGATCCTGTCTCCGGCCTTCTACGCGCTCGGGCGAAGCCGCACGCCGGCCGCCGTCGGCGTGGTGTCGGTGCTCCTGAACGCCGTGCTCAGCGTGTCGCTGGCGCCGGTGTTCGGCTATCGGGGCATCGCGCTGAGCGCATCGATCGCGGCGCTCGTGAACGCCGCCAGCCTGATCTGGCTGATGCGGGCGGCGCTCGGCGGCCTCGAACTCGGCCGCGTCCTCGCCACGGCGGTCAGGATCGCGATCGCGGCCGCCGCCATGGGCGCGGTCGCGTGGTGGGGTGAACGCTGGCTCACGGTCGTGCTGCCGGGCCCGGAGACCGGGAGGCAGATCGTGCGCCTCGGTGCGGCGATCGTCATGGCGCTGGCGGTGCTCGCCGCGTCGGCCTCGGCCCTGCGGATCCGCGAGTTCGAGGAAGTGGCGGCGGGAGTCGTCCGTCGTCTCGGCCGGCTGAGCCGACGCTGA